In Lactuca sativa cultivar Salinas chromosome 5, Lsat_Salinas_v11, whole genome shotgun sequence, the DNA window gaatttgaagcCAACCCTAGGTCATCACCCAAGTGAGttaaaaaccatgtccaagagttCAGTGTCTCAGCTTCAACCACAGCATATGCTAAAGGATATATTCCATTATTCCCATCTAAAGCCTGTGCAATACAAtccaataaataaaagtaaaaaataaatcaaaatatatggTTCAACCACAACATAAGAGAAAATGTACCACAACAGATAAAATTTGACCATGGAAAGGTCCTTTCATGAAAGCCCCGTCTACCCCAAGAAAATCCCTCTTCCCTACTGCAAATCCTTGCTTCAAAGCACCAAGGCACACGTACACGCGTCTGAAGGTTCTTGTCTCAACATCAGGATTTGGTTCACTTTCGACATCAAGCTTGATAGTGGTGTCTGGGTTTTGAGTCTGCACTTCTAACAAATAATCTTGTAAGATCTTGTACTGAGTGGCATAATCATCCCTGATAATTTTTAAGGCTGCTTCTCTTGCCCTAAAGGCTTTCATCTTAGAAATATCTACTTTGTAGATACGTTGAAGTTGTTCCCTTAAAGCCTTGACTGGAATTTTTGGGTTTGCTTCCACCAGTTGTAGAATTTGCTTTGAAAGAAACTTGTAATCACAAGCCCTAACCTTTCTTGTTTGGAGACATTTATGTTCACTAACATATGTTTTAACTGTCCAATCCATGTCACGTTTCCACTTACTGGCTAAAAGAACCCAAGGACACTTACCTTCTTCATTGACTACTTCTTGACCGGTCCCACCACCTAGGCTTGTTATGGTTCCCCTGCATACAACCCTTACTCTGTTTTTATCATTCTTCTCAAAATCCAACTCCCTTCTTGTATCTATTGCATGTTGGTTAACCATATCTTTAAACTCCTTTGACGAATTAAATTTCTGATATAAATAGAAAGGCTCACTGACTTGAGCATTTTCGTTCTCATGCGCCCTTCTAATAGCTTTAATCTTTTTGTTTCTTTCTCCTTCGATCCCATCATCTGATGAAGAGTCGGACAAGAAAAGTTCCATATCTATAACTTCAAGGTCTGCTTCATTCCCATCTTCTGTAACTACATGATTCTTTCTTTTAGAAGcacctccaatccactcaacatcTGGGTCAACATTCAAGTGGAATTCTCTCATGTCAACTTCAACATCATCAATGATATTGTCTTCGTCCAGAAGAAAGTCACCATCTTGACTCTCACTATCATCACCACTGTTGATCTCATCACCACTGCTATTATCATCACTACTATGTTCAATTTCAGTTTCCATGATGTTTGCATTATCACTTACCATGTCCACCTTGTCAATTGAAGGCTCATTTCTAGTAGGTGAAACAGGAGGGTTGTTTCTATTAGGCTCAAATGTCAACACATCATTAGGCTCAACTTGTGTATCATGCCATTCCAAAAACAATCTTTTTGGGGTACAATCAATCTCAACTATACGTACCTTAGATGGGTTTGGTGACATCGAGTATGTGTGTAATTTCGTTTGCCCGTGCTCTGTATACACCTCTATTAGCTTATGCTGGCCAACATATTTTGCTAAATGCCTTACATCATCATCTGAAGCTAAAGCAAACAAGCCAAAATCCAAATCGCATAGTGGCCTTCGAAAATGATAGTACATCTCCACATGTAGATTTTCATCGATATACCCAAGTTTCACCATCATGTCATCAATATCGTGAACACAGAAAGTCTCGATGTCTATTAAGTCAACGTAATGTCTCTTTCCGTTTACATACTTCCTTCCAGGAAAATCAGTAAACTTTCCACCATGGTTTAATAACATGCAAAACATGGTCAAATGATCACCTATTAAGGAAATGCCCCAaaaattttgatttacatttgatTAGGGTTGTAGGATTTCACGAAGCAAATGCAAATAAAAACGAGATTAGGGACTAGGCAGACTTACCATATTGAAGACGAACTTCTGCTTCACTGATCATCCGTCCTCGTGCTTCACTTAAATTCCAAACCGGCTTTGTTGATTATTTGGAAAAGCATACAAAGTTTTAGCTAGCGACTAGGGTTTTCGTTTGAGAGAAGAAAGGGAATTCATCTGacaagtgtgtgtttgtgtgtgttttggtttgACGATGATCAGAATCGTAAAACCATCCGTCTGTATTCTAAATGGCGCTAATATATTGTAGGGTTGAAAGGACAAAAATGCCCCCAGTGTGCCACTCACGTGAGTAGTTCCTAACCCCAAATAAGACGGAAAGTTAACTAAAGGACTAGGCGGGTAACGAAATAAAGTTATAGGGATTGTCCGAGTTAAAAATTCTTTCCAGGGACGAAGCGTGCAAGTAagagcaaaccatagggaccaaccgTGTAATTTTCTCATAAAAAAATGTAGGTTGGAAATGAAATACTATTTACTCTATTTTTTGGAGGAAAAAATGAAAGTGGGTTGAAGATTGTCTAACATAAATAAGGAAATAATTCATAGGTGATAActatttttttcatgaaaaacaATATAAAAAACTAAAGTACGTAAAAAATAAACGCTTTAATGAATTTTCCCTTTTAAAAACTATGTAAAAAAGAACTGGTTAAAATtcataaaacaaaattaaaaaaatattaaaattgaaTTGATAGAAAAATCAAGataaaaactattttcaaaaataaaaataaagttatacCAGTCCAACAGATGCAAGAATCGGAAAACTTGGACCTGGACCGGCCTCAATCGATCCGGTCCAAGGTCCACTAATTTCTGTCAAACCGGTCTGGTTCAAGAGCTGGTTCAGTTCGATCAAGATGCTCACCCTTAGTTTGATATCCTTATTTCTTATCTATTTTTAGCTTTTAGGATAATGATAAATTGATGATTTAAACAAGGGTGGACGAAGTCGGGTGCAGGAAAATGATCTGTTTAGGGCAATACTGTTGGACTATGATACCGTCGGTAGGTGGGATCAGTCGGTTAGAGTGTTATTACGCTGCAACGGGTTTGTGAACTCGCTTCCTCCtcatcctctctctctttctctctctctctccctctctctctctctctcatccttGTGCATTGAGTAGTTGTTTTTCTTGCTTTAAGTCTTATACCAAACTAATTTAGTATGTTTTTAATTAATCTGTGAATTAGTTTTGTAtgtttttgttaattaattttgaagggttttaatTAGTTTGTatttaatttaaaacaaaaaattgagTTGGTTAAATGAGCTGAGAATAATAGGATTTTCATGTGTTGTAGGTTGGGAGGGTTGAAAGAAAGAGGAGAGAGAAAAACTGATGTAGAAGTAGGTTGAGTGGATTGGAAGGGAATGACTCATTCCTAACCTATGCACGTAAGTGTTTGTATTTATAACGTGTATTTGAAGTCAGATTTACATGAGATCTTTTTCAGCAtgtagtttatagtttgtacttcaatttagactataatttcaTCATTTACACAAGATCTTCCCTCCAACCCACTCAACTCATGCCGCCTCAGTTTTTCTATCTCctctattttctattttttttaacccATAACATATGAAAACCTTATCATTCCTGACCCACGCAACTTACTTGGCAtgtcattatttttatttaattaaattaaaaaatataatataaaataaaacataacatttttttatttaaatatatagttttgctaatttaaaacaaaaaagaagTGCGAGTATTATCTCATTTAAACAAATTTAtacttattaaaaaaaaaagacttaCAATGCATGAAATACAGTAAAGTGGCATGAAATCAATTCTTCTTCCAATTGAATAATCACATTTACTTTTTATTATgtcaaaacaaaataaattagaatttttttttttttttttttttttttttttttttttttttttttgtgtgtgtgtgtgtcaaggCAATGAGGCATTCAAAGAAAGAGACATTAAATGAAGAAATTAAATGGTGGGTTCACGAACCCATTGCAATCAAATAAATGAGGTAACCCACTCAACTGGTTATTTTAAGATATGGTTTGCCGACGGTACCCCAATACCATTCTATATCACGATTTATCCTTACCCGTTCACGATTCTGTTTGCCCTTACAGTCTCTGAAGTTGGAGTATCAAAGTTGAAAGTTTTTtagcttttcaaatttaaactttCGGGTCCGATTCTCTTTACTGTTTTACCCGGATCCACTATACCCGAAACCCATTTTAGGCTTGTATTAATAATCGATACTCGAACCAGTTTAGCTTATACTGATTCTGATTCTAATTGGTCTAGTTCCGATGGGTTTGGAGCTCATCATCTCTACATGTAGGCGGAGTAGCACGTAGAAAAGTAAGGTATTATATAAAATGAAACTTTATATTAATTTTGACTCCTATATGTCTGAGTTTTATCAAATTCGATTTATTTGGCTAATAACATAATCCTACTCAATAACAACGGGCTAGGGCTGATTTTGATTTTTACAACTTGCAAAATATAAGATCGGTTAactttatattatattatattatataagttataaaaataaaaatacccaTCAATCCATCATAAAACATCCAAACCTCAATACACCCGACCCGAAAAGCTTGTTGGGCCACTCCAACAAACCCGCCCTATTTTGAACATCGGCTGACACCCAGACTACCAAAACACTTTTGTTCATTCTCCCCTTCTCAAACCTTGTTCGACCGCGGAGTAATATACCTTGTCCGACCGTGGAGAAACAGGCCAGTTTCAGCTCTTTCACATTACCTTTGTTTTCGCTGATCGATCCTTCTTCTAGGTTTGATTTTCCCAGCTTTTCTTCTTGTATGTATCCCTTAAACCTATCAGTTCTTCATGTCTTCTTAATTACGTGAAATTATCTGTTCGTTTTGTACTTCAATGTGGACGGATTGCCTTTGATTTCCTTGTAATCTTggttctagggttttcaatacatgtACTTCATTGgaatcatatgtgaataaatTGCTAATTGTGTTCTTTTGTATGCATTTTAATTGTACAAGAGAGAGGAAAATGGTGGGTTCTGCGAATGGCGCGACGGACTTGTCATCAGAGATGGAGGTTGATGCTTTCAGAAGACTTTTTCCTCTACGATTTCACGAGCGCCATTTGCTCGAGTCCGTAAGGCCCGATGCCAGGTCACTTGGTAAAGCCAGAGAAACGTCATTGGCTTTAGGTTAGTCTAATTTTACCAACTTTCGATGTTCTTATTCAATTTGTATATACAGTTATATGCTTCTTTAACATTCAACACTGATACTTCGACTTCCCACTTGTAATTTAGGGGCAGTGGCATCTGCGGATGGATCAGCACTAGCAAAGATAGGCTGCACTGTACATCCTGTTTCACCCACTtaactaatattttttttatctttattctATATTCTATATACACCATTATCAACTCAAAGAAGATGCATTATCTTCTCTCCTGTTGTTCTTGCAGACTATGTTAGCTGCCATTAAAATGGAAGTCATGACACCTTCAAAGGAAGCACCTGATGAAGGCTGTGTAGGTTTGACTACACACTTTATATCTGCAATTCTTTTGCTTCATTGTTCTAATCACATTATCCCTCTTGTATCTGATGTTGTATCCTTTTGTTCCAGCCATAGATTTCCACATGCCTCCAATTTGTTCTCCTATTGTTAGGCCTGGCAGACCTGCTGAAGCTGCACCTGTTGTGTCCAAGCAGTTATCTGACACTATCATTAGGCAATCTTTCGATCTTTATTCTCATATTCAAGAACTTATAACATTTGAAAACTGTTACATGTTACCCTTTTTGAGATTTACTTGGACCCCATAGTCAATGAGGCATGGGAATTGTATCTTTCAGAATGATAGACCATATTTGCTTTCTTTGTAAATTCTTTGAGGCGACACTTGTAGGTGACTAGGTGCTAATGGTTATTCTATTCTTTAAAGAAATATTAGGAATAGGGCAAAATACAGAAAAGTAATTTTACTTTACTATTTACTGTAGTGAATAGTGATTAAGTCATTATACTTTGTTTATTACAGTTCTGGGATGATTGATCTAAAAGAGTTGTCATTGGTCAGTGGCAAAGCTGCTTGGATGGCATACCTGGTAATTATCATCTAAAAATTTCACTAATCATTACATTCATGCTATTTCAGATGAATTCCTAAATTAAATTTGTATGAAATGATGTTGCTTTTCCAGGATATATACTGTTTGGATGCTGATGGTGCACTATTTGATGCTGCCCTACTTGCTGCAGCTGCTGCTTTCTCCCATTGTAAGTTGTTTTGAGTTTTGACATTTCTGATTTCCTGTATTCATGTTAGTCGACTTTGGGGTATATTTTTATAGCCATGGTCATATATTAGTGTGTGTGCCACTGAATCAATAACCTTAAGCAACTGCCTAATTGGAAAAAACGAAGGAAAAGATAGCCGAAAACAatgaaatattaaaataaaaagtcAAGATGGAGGTCAAACTTTTGTGATGTTGCAGTGCAAATTCCGGTGGTGTCGTTGAATGATGATGGAAGAATTGTGGTTGTTTCCAAGGAAAATGGAGAGAAGGCAAAAAACAAACCAGTGAATGAGGAGAAGAGAAAGCTTAAATTGAGAAGCATTCCTTTTGCATTGACTTGCATACTTCACAAGAACTACATCTTggctgatccaacggctgaggaAGAATCCATCATGGATACATTGATCACAATTGTATTGGACACATCTTGTCAACTCGTGTCTCTTTACAAGCCAGGTGGTCCGGCTCTTGCCTATGAGTCTGTGCTCCAGGTCAGCCCACAACTTCACTTTTCAAATACCAAGAAACAGCAATGcacttttataaaatatagcAATAAGAATTGTCTTGTTTTGTTGACATTATGCAATAATAaatgaaagtgcattgctattaGTGAATGATATTGAGGGAATTTGGTTTGGAATGGGTGCAGGATTGTATTGCATTGTCAAGACAAAGAGTGAAAGAGCTTCAGAAAATCCTGAATGAAGCCATTCTTGATATGGATGTGGATTAACTTTCAACCAAAAGGTTTCCTAAGCATCTTTATTACTTGTTCTTTCTTTTTGTTATGTAATTTCTTTTCCCAGAGCTATATTTACTGAATCCATGGCAATCTGTTGCCTAAGGATTTGGAGTTTTCTCTAAGCTTTGTAAAAGGGTTGGTTGGCTTGGCTTTAAATTTTGGAATGTGGTTTAGGTATAGACTTTTATGGTCAACTATGGCTTGCAACGTGTTGAAACTCCATTTTTCCTTCTTACATGCTTATAATCTGGATAAATGATAGATTAAAAATACATAGCTTTTGATGTTCTTGTTAAgtcgttttttttaaaaaaaaaaaaaaactccatatatatatatatatatatatatatatatatatatatatatatatatatatatatatatatatatatatatatatatatatatttttttttccccCCCATAATGGATGAGCTGTGAAGGTTAGACAATAGTAAAGGGACTTTTCTAAAACTAACAGATTTTACTGCATTCCAACTCCACCTCTTTCTTCActtaaaaaaaacacaaataaacaTCCATCTATCAAGAATCTATAAGAAAACAATTACAATCTACATAAAGAATGGTACAAAAATCGTAGCCAAGGGTACAACACCCTATGCAATGTTTGTTCAAACCAAGTCCAGTAACATGGGATCACCTGCCGCCATGACTCTAATGAGCTTTATAAAGTCTTCCTCATTCAAAACCACCATGGGGTGAACCGCAGGTGCTTCCGGAGAATAAAAACTGATGGAAATGTCTTTAGGTGGTTTCTTCCTATATACCATCTTCTTAAACACGGAATCGAAATTCCGGGGGGAATCCATTGCTATAAACATCATCGGAATCGCGACTTTCTGGTGGATATCACGATCACCCACAAGGTTTACAAGGTCAATGAAGTCAACCACGAGCCTTCGAGGGATATAGAAGACCTCCGAACCGCAAATGGTGAGGGTCGAGTCGTGGTTGACCGTGTGGTCCTTGTAACTGACCTGCAAATGAGCCGGCATTGAGCTCACGACTTCCTTCACCATCTCCGCTTGTTTTCCGTGAAAATCCTTGTTGCCATCGTATGGAACGGTGCTCCAAGATCTTGATACCTACACAAACAAAAGGGTAAATCGGTCAAATCATTTACTTTTTGCAACTAACATAAGGGGTAAATCGGTCGCATCACTTTCTTTCTTTGATCAGACACCAAGGTTAAATCGGTCATATTACTTTCTACTTTTAACCTGACAtgaggggtaaattggtcaaaTCACTTTTTTTCCTTAAGCAaaggggtatatatatatatatatatatatatatatatatatatatatatataagtcagaTCCCTTTCTTTTCAATCGGAAATCAGGTAAATAATCTGTCAAATCAATTTCTTTCTCAAACGTACACCAGGGGTAAATCGGTCAatcattttcttttcttgagcAAAGATCCAATGTCATTTAATCTACAAGATTCTCTTATCTTGTAGCTACTAAAGGGTACTATAGACATCTGACTAATAGTCAAACACTATTATAAAATAAAGTCGAACATAGTAATTCTCAGTACCTTGTCTGTTATCCAGAGCTTATTCTTGTCTGCTTGGACCAAGTTCCAGTAATTAAGAATCGTATCATCCTGTACAAACAAAAACCCTTCTGCACTCTCAAATCTATCAAACAATCTTGGAAGTTGCCTGCCACACACAAAAACAAACTAATTTGACTACTGCCcaaatgtctaaaatacccttgCCTTGGTGAAATCAGTTTACCGTATCACTATTTAAAATGCAAGACAGTATGAGCTCAATCTTTCAAAATTTATACACTATACTAGCCAAACAGGATTAAACATTCTCAAAAGTCCCAACTTTTTACTAATTTGCCCtttgttattttttaaaaatcatttatcTTGATGGGAAAAAGGACAGAAGTAGGAACTTACTTGTATAAATGATCCAAGTGACCTTCTTCAACAACAAGCTCACGATTCTTCTTATTTGCCAAAATAATTACAGACTTAAATACCCTTCCATATAGCAATCTCCATTCCAAAGCTGTCCTTTCAACATCTCCATTACAAAACATTATAAGAACAACATTCCCAAAATTCTTTCTCCATCTCACCAAATTCCCAATCTCATAATTTACTGTACTCGTTTCCTCAACTCCAAGATAAACACTCGGTAACTTTTGAGGCACAAAATC includes these proteins:
- the LOC111887596 gene encoding uncharacterized protein LOC111887596, whose protein sequence is MVGSANGATDLSSEMEVDAFRRLFPLRFHERHLLESVRPDARSLGKARETSLALGAVASADGSALAKIGCTTMLAAIKMEVMTPSKEAPDEGCVAIDFHMPPICSPIVRPGRPAEAAPVVSKQLSDTIISSGMIDLKELSLVSGKAAWMAYLDIYCLDADGALFDAALLAAAAAFSHLQIPVVSLNDDGRIVVVSKENGEKAKNKPVNEEKRKLKLRSIPFALTCILHKNYILADPTAEEESIMDTLITIVLDTSCQLVSLYKPGGPALAYESVLQDCIALSRQRVKELQKILNEAILDMDVD